A window of the Isosphaera pallida ATCC 43644 genome harbors these coding sequences:
- a CDS encoding bifunctional YncE family protein/alkaline phosphatase family protein: protein MQKHLDVRALTPPQRGRTWLAMCWSGALGIVAVTSTALAWGQPPAPGQAVDAPAPLRQVNPEPIWPGMNNSGSVTLPNGWSLKPAGVQIVLGDFPVMIAPHPTANLLAVQHAGYGEHEIMLIDTKTNRKVSGAVISTSFAGIVWSGDGRHLFVSGGFDDVVHRFDFDGRDALTNRTTLTYPDRTRRVPGGMAITSQGETLAVANVFGHSVALFNLNDEGGTIRAEIPLGEETYPYTTLFDEPRGRLYVSLWGGAKVVAIDLNTAKVVGEFTTQEHPNEMLMSQDGQLLYVANANRNTVSVVELGSGRTIETISTAIAPNTPPGCNPGSLALDATGSVLYVANANTNDLAVINVETPGRSRPLGFVPTGWYPTAVRLSNDGQTLYVTNGKGGSSRANRNGPNPLVPGRDPTREYIGKLFPGTLSILPTPTPQTLPELTKTALANCPLRTPRVERVPGGPIPLKVGDPSPIKYCVYIIKENRTYDQVFGDIPEGNGDPDLCLFPEEITPNHHALAREFVLLDNFYVESEVSADGHEWTMGAYATDFVERIWPLGYRGDRRVPYPAEGAFEIAFPAGGYLWDKAAEKGVTYRSYGEFVTLDGEPKVKSLIGHFDPKFPTYNLNITDVRRANRFLEELKEFEAEGNDLPRLITMRLPNDHTAGTRPGAPTVQAMVADNDLALGMVVEGLSRSRFWKELAIFVVEDDAQNGSDHVDAHRTVALVIGPYVKRRVVDSTMYSTSSMLRTIELILGLDPMSQFDAAATPMDRSFTAEPDFTPYTLRPARVDLDARNTETAWGAATSLKLNLDEEDQADDLLFNEIIWKAVKGADSPMPPPVRAAFVLPRE, encoded by the coding sequence ATGCAGAAACATTTGGACGTTCGAGCGCTCACGCCCCCTCAGCGCGGCCGGACTTGGTTGGCCATGTGTTGGTCGGGGGCGTTGGGGATCGTAGCGGTGACTTCTACGGCGTTGGCGTGGGGACAACCTCCCGCCCCAGGGCAAGCGGTTGACGCGCCGGCTCCCTTGCGTCAAGTCAATCCCGAGCCAATCTGGCCGGGCATGAACAATTCAGGAAGCGTCACGCTCCCCAACGGCTGGTCGCTCAAGCCCGCAGGTGTTCAGATCGTGCTCGGGGACTTCCCAGTGATGATCGCCCCCCACCCGACCGCCAATCTTCTGGCGGTGCAACACGCCGGTTATGGTGAGCATGAAATCATGCTTATTGACACCAAAACCAACCGCAAAGTTTCGGGGGCAGTGATCTCCACCAGCTTCGCGGGGATTGTCTGGAGCGGCGATGGACGGCACCTGTTTGTCTCAGGTGGGTTCGACGACGTGGTTCACCGCTTCGACTTCGACGGCCGCGACGCCTTGACCAATCGAACGACCCTGACTTACCCCGACCGAACGCGGCGGGTGCCCGGTGGCATGGCGATCACCTCCCAAGGCGAGACATTGGCCGTCGCCAATGTATTCGGCCACTCGGTCGCGCTGTTCAACCTCAACGACGAAGGCGGAACCATCCGCGCTGAGATTCCCCTAGGCGAAGAAACCTATCCTTACACAACTCTATTTGACGAGCCACGAGGACGATTATACGTGAGTCTTTGGGGCGGGGCCAAGGTGGTCGCCATCGACCTCAACACCGCCAAAGTGGTCGGCGAGTTCACCACGCAGGAGCATCCTAATGAGATGCTCATGTCGCAAGACGGTCAACTTCTCTACGTTGCCAACGCCAACCGCAACACGGTAAGCGTGGTGGAGTTGGGTTCGGGACGGACGATCGAGACCATCTCGACGGCGATTGCGCCCAACACCCCCCCTGGCTGCAACCCAGGCTCGTTAGCGCTGGACGCCACCGGCTCGGTGCTTTACGTGGCCAACGCCAACACCAACGACCTGGCGGTCATCAACGTCGAGACGCCGGGGCGATCCCGCCCGTTGGGCTTCGTGCCGACCGGCTGGTATCCCACCGCGGTTCGCCTGTCCAACGATGGCCAGACCCTCTACGTGACCAACGGCAAGGGCGGCTCCTCTCGCGCCAATCGCAACGGCCCCAACCCGTTGGTGCCGGGCCGCGACCCGACCCGCGAGTACATCGGCAAGCTCTTTCCGGGAACCTTGTCGATTCTGCCCACGCCGACTCCCCAGACCTTGCCCGAACTGACCAAAACCGCGCTGGCGAATTGTCCGCTGCGGACCCCTCGGGTTGAGCGGGTTCCGGGTGGGCCGATCCCTCTCAAGGTGGGCGATCCCTCTCCCATCAAGTATTGCGTGTACATCATCAAGGAAAACCGCACCTACGATCAGGTCTTCGGCGACATCCCCGAAGGCAACGGCGATCCAGATTTGTGTCTGTTTCCCGAGGAAATCACGCCCAATCATCATGCCCTGGCGCGGGAGTTCGTCCTGCTGGACAATTTCTACGTGGAGTCCGAAGTCTCCGCTGACGGCCATGAATGGACGATGGGGGCTTACGCGACCGACTTCGTCGAGCGGATTTGGCCGCTGGGCTACCGGGGCGACCGCCGGGTTCCCTACCCGGCCGAGGGGGCCTTTGAGATCGCCTTCCCTGCCGGCGGTTACCTTTGGGACAAAGCAGCGGAAAAGGGGGTCACCTATCGGAGCTACGGCGAGTTTGTCACCCTCGATGGCGAACCCAAGGTCAAATCGCTCATCGGCCACTTCGACCCCAAGTTCCCCACCTACAATCTGAACATCACTGATGTCCGTCGCGCGAATCGCTTTCTTGAGGAGTTGAAGGAGTTTGAAGCCGAGGGCAACGACCTACCCAGGCTCATCACCATGCGTCTGCCCAACGATCACACCGCGGGGACTCGTCCCGGCGCGCCGACGGTGCAGGCAATGGTGGCCGACAATGACCTGGCGTTGGGCATGGTGGTCGAGGGTCTTTCGCGGAGCCGTTTTTGGAAGGAACTGGCGATCTTCGTGGTCGAGGACGACGCCCAGAACGGCTCGGATCACGTGGATGCCCACCGCACCGTCGCCCTGGTGATTGGCCCTTACGTCAAACGCAGGGTGGTCGATTCGACGATGTATTCGACCTCCTCAATGCTCCGAACCATAGAGTTGATCCTGGGTCTGGACCCGATGAGTCAGTTCGACGCGGCGGCCACTCCCATGGATCGCTCGTTCACCGCCGAACCGGACTTCACCCCCTACACCTTGAGACCGGCGCGGGTTGATCTGGACGCCCGCAACACCGAAACGGCCTGGGGCGCGGCCACTTCCCTGAAGCTCAATCTCGACGAGGAGGACCAAGCCGACGATCTGCTGTTCAACGAGATCATCTGGAAAGCGGTCAAGGGTGCCGATTCGCCGATGCCACCCCCGGTGCGGGCGGCCTTCGTGTTGCCTCGGGAATAA
- the mce gene encoding methylmalonyl-CoA epimerase, producing MQPVQDVNHLGIAVRSIDAHRQFYETCLGAVFESIEEVPDQKVRVAFLKVGGVHIELLEPTAEDSPISKFLEKKGEGLHHVAYTVTDLKAKLAELREAGVALLDQTPRAGSRGMAIAFLHPKAGLGVLTELCQPAGSHAASA from the coding sequence ATGCAACCTGTTCAGGATGTCAACCATCTGGGCATCGCGGTTCGTTCTATTGACGCACATCGACAATTTTATGAGACGTGTCTGGGCGCGGTCTTCGAGTCGATTGAAGAGGTGCCCGACCAGAAGGTGAGGGTGGCGTTTTTGAAGGTGGGCGGGGTCCACATTGAGTTGTTGGAGCCGACTGCCGAAGATTCGCCGATCTCCAAGTTTTTGGAGAAGAAGGGCGAGGGATTGCATCACGTGGCCTACACCGTGACTGACTTGAAGGCGAAGCTCGCCGAACTTCGGGAGGCGGGAGTGGCGCTGCTGGACCAGACGCCCCGCGCCGGTTCGCGTGGGATGGCGATTGCGTTTTTGCATCCCAAAGCGGGCTTGGGAGTGTTGACCGAACTATGTCAGCCGGCTGGGTCGCACGCGGCTTCGGCGTAA
- a CDS encoding OadG family transporter subunit, with protein MNHSTSVCISWRGPVLVWANAADRGIAGLDEGIALMVVGVLVVFVALALVGLTINRISAAFQERPESSGESSHRSAGASSPSPSPSALAASKSKSESDPSSPFDGNPRTLAVLSAAAFVAIRRPVRVVSVRHFGDPAAFSAWRDQGRLLHQSSHALSRRTTS; from the coding sequence ATGAATCATTCGACAAGCGTGTGCATTTCGTGGAGGGGACCGGTCCTGGTGTGGGCCAACGCGGCCGATCGGGGAATCGCCGGTCTCGACGAGGGGATCGCCTTGATGGTGGTGGGGGTGTTGGTGGTGTTTGTGGCGCTGGCGTTGGTGGGTCTGACGATCAACCGAATCAGCGCGGCGTTTCAAGAACGACCCGAATCATCAGGAGAATCCTCCCATCGTTCGGCTGGAGCGTCGTCGCCTTCGCCCTCGCCCTCGGCTTTGGCCGCGTCGAAGTCGAAGTCCGAGTCCGACCCCTCCTCCCCTTTCGATGGGAACCCGCGGACGCTCGCGGTGCTCAGCGCCGCGGCGTTCGTGGCGATCCGCCGACCGGTTCGGGTTGTCTCAGTGCGTCACTTCGGCGATCCCGCGGCCTTCAGCGCTTGGCGCGATCAGGGCCGGCTGCTGCATCAATCGTCGCATGCTTTGTCACGGCGGACCACCAGTTGA
- a CDS encoding acyl-CoA carboxylase subunit beta, with protein sequence MSADPARDPIVPQGMAERVAELNRRRRQVMEGGGASRLDKHRSEGKLTARERIEALLDPDSFQEMFLFARHRCTLFGMADKELPADGVVTGYGAVAQRLVHVASQDFTVAGGSAGEVHCDKIVEVMKDSLKTGSPFIFFNDSGGARVQEGIDSLAGYGRIFYHNVLLSGVVPQIALICGPCAGGAAYSPALTDFTIQTRKAQMFLTGPQVIKATTGEVVTAEELGGAVTQMNYSGVTHFVAEDDHHAVAIARDLLSYLPSNNAEDPPLRPHDGRVEPDPTLADLVPVNPRQAYDMRAIIKRLVDFGTFLEVHENYAANVIVGFARIVGRPVGIIANQPAVMGGVLDIDSSDKAARFVRFCNAFNIPVVNLVDVPGFLPGIRQEYGGIIRHGAKMLFAYSAATVPKVSVILRKAYGGAYLAMCAKELGADRVAAWPTAEIAVMGAEGAVNVVFRREIESADDPEAKRAELIETYRANFSSPFVAASRRLVDDIIDPAQTRRYLAVSLEALRNKRDHRPEKKHGLIPL encoded by the coding sequence ATGTCTGCTGACCCCGCCCGTGACCCGATTGTTCCTCAAGGAATGGCCGAGCGGGTCGCCGAGTTGAATCGACGACGCCGCCAAGTGATGGAGGGAGGAGGAGCCTCCCGCTTGGACAAACATCGCAGCGAGGGCAAGCTGACGGCTCGGGAACGCATCGAGGCGTTGCTGGACCCCGACAGCTTTCAGGAAATGTTCTTGTTCGCCCGTCATCGTTGTACTTTGTTCGGCATGGCCGATAAGGAGTTGCCCGCCGACGGGGTGGTGACCGGCTACGGCGCGGTGGCCCAACGTCTGGTGCACGTCGCCTCACAGGACTTTACCGTGGCCGGCGGTTCAGCTGGCGAGGTGCATTGCGATAAAATCGTGGAGGTGATGAAGGACTCGCTCAAAACCGGCTCTCCCTTCATCTTCTTCAACGATTCCGGCGGTGCGCGGGTGCAGGAGGGGATCGACTCGCTGGCCGGTTACGGCCGCATCTTTTATCACAATGTGCTGCTCTCGGGGGTGGTTCCTCAAATCGCCTTGATCTGCGGCCCCTGCGCTGGTGGAGCGGCCTACAGTCCGGCGCTGACCGATTTCACCATCCAAACCCGTAAAGCCCAGATGTTCCTCACCGGTCCCCAGGTCATCAAGGCGACCACCGGCGAGGTGGTCACCGCCGAGGAGCTCGGAGGAGCAGTCACACAGATGAATTATTCGGGCGTGACCCACTTCGTGGCGGAGGACGACCATCATGCCGTGGCGATCGCCCGCGACCTGTTGAGCTACCTGCCCTCCAACAACGCCGAAGACCCGCCGCTTCGACCCCACGACGGCCGAGTCGAACCCGATCCAACCCTGGCCGACCTGGTGCCAGTCAACCCCCGTCAGGCTTACGACATGCGGGCGATCATCAAGCGTTTGGTCGATTTTGGCACCTTCCTGGAGGTGCATGAAAACTATGCGGCCAACGTCATCGTCGGCTTCGCGCGGATCGTGGGCCGTCCGGTGGGCATCATCGCCAACCAACCGGCTGTCATGGGCGGGGTGCTGGACATCGACAGTTCCGACAAGGCGGCCCGATTCGTGCGATTCTGCAACGCCTTCAACATCCCGGTGGTCAACCTAGTGGACGTGCCCGGCTTCCTGCCCGGCATCCGTCAGGAATACGGCGGTATCATCCGTCACGGGGCCAAGATGCTCTTCGCCTACTCGGCCGCCACCGTCCCCAAGGTCAGCGTTATTCTACGCAAAGCCTACGGCGGAGCCTATCTGGCCATGTGCGCTAAGGAACTCGGGGCCGACCGGGTCGCCGCCTGGCCCACCGCTGAGATCGCCGTCATGGGGGCCGAGGGAGCCGTCAACGTCGTCTTCCGCCGCGAAATCGAGTCGGCCGACGACCCCGAGGCCAAACGCGCTGAACTGATCGAAACCTATCGCGCCAACTTCTCCTCGCCGTTCGTGGCCGCCTCGCGACGCCTGGTGGACGACATCATCGACCCAGCGCAAACCCGACGCTATCTGGCGGTCTCACTCGAGGCGCTGCGCAACAAACGGGATCATCGTCCTGAAAAGAAACATGGGTTAATTCCTCTATGA
- a CDS encoding sodium ion-translocating decarboxylase subunit beta, whose amino-acid sequence MAAMWELLVRFWETSGFAQAYWGNLVMIGVGLLFLYLAIRKGFEPLLLVPIGFGILVGNVPYNVSNLSIGVTDGPVSEEELVYYTTDQPVTIEGVEVPPWTRFFPPQDSNDPPARRYLAKDLVDQGRAVMVHAKSLIAYSGPVERPGVLEVRQGRRILAVEPSPEGRYPAVVTPKEMDPWNAGVYWFFYRGVAWGMFPPLIFLGIGALTDFGPLLANPRLILLGAAAQIGIFGTLIGALLLGFSLREAAAIGIIGGADGPTSIFVCTQLAPNLLGAVALAGYSYMALVPIIQPPIMKLLTTPEERRIRMEPPGTVSKTARIAFPIVGFLLTAFLANGALPLLSMLFFGNLLRESLVTERLAKTASTSFIDIVTILLGLTVGAKTRAGEFLTWQTISIFVLGMVAFALSTAGGVLFAKLMNLVSQTKINPLIGAAGVSAVPMAARVAHKVAQESDPQNFVLMHAMGPNVAGVIGSAVAAGVLLSYFG is encoded by the coding sequence ATGGCCGCCATGTGGGAATTGCTTGTCCGTTTTTGGGAGACCTCCGGCTTCGCCCAGGCTTACTGGGGCAACCTCGTCATGATCGGCGTGGGTCTGCTGTTCCTTTATCTGGCGATCCGTAAAGGCTTCGAACCGTTGCTCCTGGTGCCGATCGGGTTCGGCATCCTGGTGGGCAACGTGCCCTACAACGTCAGCAACCTGAGCATCGGCGTCACCGACGGACCGGTGAGCGAAGAAGAATTAGTGTATTACACCACCGACCAACCCGTGACGATCGAGGGGGTGGAGGTTCCGCCCTGGACCCGCTTCTTTCCGCCCCAAGACTCGAACGATCCCCCCGCGCGTCGCTACTTGGCCAAGGATCTCGTCGATCAGGGCCGCGCGGTCATGGTTCACGCCAAGAGCCTGATCGCCTACTCCGGACCCGTCGAGCGTCCCGGCGTCCTTGAAGTTCGCCAGGGACGGCGCATCCTGGCGGTCGAGCCCTCGCCTGAAGGACGTTACCCGGCCGTCGTCACTCCCAAGGAGATGGACCCCTGGAATGCTGGGGTTTACTGGTTCTTCTATCGTGGGGTTGCCTGGGGGATGTTCCCCCCTCTGATTTTCCTGGGGATCGGAGCCTTAACCGACTTCGGCCCCCTGTTGGCCAACCCCCGCCTCATCCTGCTGGGGGCCGCCGCCCAAATTGGCATCTTCGGCACCTTGATCGGCGCGTTGCTGTTGGGCTTCAGTCTCCGCGAAGCGGCCGCGATCGGTATCATCGGCGGAGCCGATGGCCCCACGTCCATTTTCGTCTGCACCCAATTGGCCCCCAACCTGCTGGGCGCAGTGGCGTTGGCCGGCTACAGCTATATGGCACTCGTGCCGATCATCCAACCGCCGATCATGAAGCTGCTGACCACGCCCGAGGAACGACGCATCCGCATGGAGCCACCTGGGACCGTCTCCAAAACCGCGCGGATCGCCTTCCCGATCGTCGGCTTTTTGCTGACCGCCTTCCTGGCCAACGGAGCGTTGCCGCTGCTGTCGATGCTCTTTTTCGGCAACCTGTTGCGTGAGAGCCTCGTGACCGAACGCTTGGCCAAAACCGCCTCGACCAGTTTCATCGACATCGTGACAATCCTGCTAGGCTTGACCGTGGGGGCCAAAACCCGCGCTGGCGAGTTCCTGACCTGGCAGACCATCTCGATCTTTGTTCTAGGGATGGTGGCCTTTGCCCTTTCTACCGCAGGTGGCGTGCTGTTCGCTAAACTCATGAATCTGGTCAGCCAGACAAAAATTAATCCCTTGATTGGAGCGGCCGGGGTCTCGGCGGTGCCCATGGCCGCGCGGGTGGCCCACAAGGTCGCTCAGGAATC
- a CDS encoding biotin/lipoyl-containing protein, translated as MKLKITVEGVVYVVEVEVLEESSRVETASPLATAVAPTPLPPPAPPERVALPDSVGAMSGDRIFRAPIPGVILEVKVREGDSVALNQPMMTMESMKMETAVAAPRAGRIKRIYVSERDSVKQGQELVEFE; from the coding sequence ATGAAGCTCAAAATTACGGTGGAAGGTGTTGTCTACGTGGTGGAAGTGGAGGTGTTAGAGGAGTCCTCCCGAGTCGAGACGGCCTCGCCGCTTGCAACGGCGGTGGCTCCGACGCCACTGCCTCCGCCCGCTCCGCCCGAACGGGTCGCCTTGCCCGACTCGGTGGGTGCGATGAGCGGCGATCGGATCTTCCGCGCACCGATTCCGGGCGTGATTTTGGAGGTGAAGGTGCGCGAGGGGGACAGCGTGGCACTCAACCAGCCGATGATGACGATGGAGTCGATGAAGATGGAGACCGCCGTGGCTGCGCCTCGGGCCGGTCGGATCAAGCGGATCTACGTCTCGGAGCGGGACTCGGTCAAACAGGGTCAAGAACTCGTCGAGTTCGAATAA
- a CDS encoding TolC family protein gives MESATSFRRGKPQPVKDGLVMRLTPLRRRWACATLAASLTLSPGCHRLPYIDQTKTVPHDALGTILQEDREVKRAGFFEEEDPLSMFSDLPAMAPPRTTENPEAEEIWQLTLEEALRISLDNLETVRVTSLGAQGIPVQGFEPSPLGTGGAGQALGAGNLATVYDPAIQEAQIARALSVFDAQFQTQILWGRNVLPVNAGFQAGVLGGPRFPVIADNRTAQFNATLTKRAATGTLFQISQNITRTYTNNLFNTFPSDYTSTLQFQFLHPLLGGDTQNGLSGLQANRAPIVIARLDSDRTVWSFKNSIMEHVRSVEQQYWALAQAHVQLWSRETAVELGQEIVRKEQAELAAGVGTIADVAEAEQTLKSFELQRIQALYDVINTERQLRNVMGLPPADNRRIVPATAPIEARVEVDWNASFSQMMAYLPDIVIRQIGVRVAELQLVVARNGLLPRLDLQAAYGFNGLGRFLDQALGTQFGSALEAIDPRASAAQQSAGLNIQPGRYRNFENWNVGLTFSMPIGFRGAIADTKTAQYTLLQQRAYLQQTVHQAAHSLHRFFLEIDTNYKLFKTASELREAALTRLEVQKAKYEVGNVLIDRYLEAVNVWANAVSDEARFKTQYNISIIALEQAKGTLLAYNNIAVAEGPWPGQAYAQAADQQAGHLYIPTGDDLPDNPQPVTGRPNFDDLPPVKIPGVDPLVPPFPVPAPAGTLGPPPAPTVPARPAALPPDLTNNGGSPLPGVLPPLPGDRGGPARVAINGDRDVQPAGIGGGPGSNAIPSAPPIELPSRPTPRTPSAGLTLPAGEAPILLPPLPKE, from the coding sequence ATGGAATCGGCCACGTCGTTTCGACGCGGCAAGCCCCAACCAGTCAAGGACGGTCTGGTGATGCGATTGACCCCCCTGCGCCGTCGTTGGGCGTGCGCGACCTTGGCGGCGAGCCTGACGTTGAGTCCGGGTTGCCACCGGCTGCCCTACATCGACCAAACCAAGACGGTTCCTCACGATGCGCTGGGGACCATCCTGCAAGAGGATCGAGAAGTCAAGCGGGCCGGGTTCTTCGAGGAAGAAGACCCTCTGTCGATGTTCAGCGACCTACCGGCGATGGCCCCACCCCGCACGACCGAGAATCCCGAGGCCGAGGAGATTTGGCAACTCACGCTGGAAGAGGCGTTGCGCATCTCGTTGGACAACCTGGAAACGGTGCGGGTCACGTCGCTGGGCGCTCAGGGGATCCCGGTTCAAGGCTTCGAGCCCTCGCCGTTGGGGACCGGTGGGGCAGGTCAGGCGTTGGGCGCGGGCAACCTGGCAACGGTGTACGACCCGGCGATCCAAGAGGCGCAAATCGCTCGGGCGTTGTCGGTCTTCGATGCCCAGTTCCAAACCCAAATCCTCTGGGGGCGCAACGTGCTGCCAGTCAACGCGGGCTTCCAGGCCGGCGTGTTGGGCGGCCCTCGGTTCCCCGTCATCGCCGACAATCGAACCGCCCAGTTCAACGCCACCCTGACCAAGCGAGCGGCCACCGGCACCCTGTTTCAGATCAGCCAGAACATCACCCGCACGTACACTAACAATCTTTTCAACACGTTCCCATCTGACTATACCTCGACCCTTCAATTCCAGTTTCTGCATCCCTTGTTGGGCGGCGACACTCAAAACGGCCTTTCTGGTCTCCAAGCCAACCGCGCTCCTATCGTGATTGCTCGGTTGGACTCGGACCGCACTGTTTGGTCGTTCAAGAATTCGATCATGGAACATGTCCGCTCGGTCGAGCAACAGTACTGGGCGCTGGCGCAGGCCCATGTCCAGCTTTGGTCGCGCGAGACCGCCGTTGAGCTCGGTCAGGAAATTGTCCGTAAGGAGCAAGCCGAACTCGCCGCGGGCGTCGGCACGATCGCCGACGTCGCCGAAGCCGAACAAACCCTCAAAAGCTTTGAACTCCAACGCATCCAAGCGTTGTACGATGTGATTAACACCGAACGCCAGCTGCGTAACGTCATGGGTCTGCCGCCGGCGGACAACCGCCGCATCGTTCCCGCCACCGCGCCGATCGAAGCGCGGGTCGAGGTGGATTGGAACGCCAGCTTCTCGCAGATGATGGCCTATCTGCCGGACATTGTGATCCGTCAGATTGGCGTGCGGGTGGCGGAGTTGCAACTGGTGGTGGCCCGCAATGGTTTGCTGCCCCGGCTCGACTTGCAGGCCGCTTATGGCTTCAACGGTCTAGGACGCTTTCTCGACCAGGCGCTGGGCACTCAGTTTGGTTCGGCCTTAGAGGCGATCGACCCCCGAGCCTCCGCCGCCCAGCAAAGCGCGGGGTTGAATATCCAACCAGGGCGTTACCGCAACTTCGAGAACTGGAACGTTGGGTTGACCTTCTCCATGCCAATTGGGTTCCGGGGTGCGATTGCCGACACCAAGACTGCACAGTACACCCTGTTGCAACAACGGGCCTATTTGCAACAAACCGTCCACCAGGCGGCCCACTCGCTGCATCGGTTCTTCCTGGAGATCGACACGAATTATAAACTGTTCAAGACGGCGAGCGAACTGCGCGAGGCGGCGTTGACCCGTTTGGAAGTTCAGAAGGCCAAGTACGAGGTCGGCAACGTGCTGATCGACCGCTATCTGGAAGCGGTCAACGTTTGGGCCAACGCGGTTTCCGACGAAGCCCGGTTCAAGACCCAGTACAACATTTCAATCATCGCGTTGGAGCAGGCCAAGGGAACGTTGCTGGCCTACAACAACATTGCGGTGGCCGAAGGGCCCTGGCCGGGTCAAGCCTACGCCCAAGCGGCCGATCAGCAGGCGGGTCACCTTTACATCCCCACCGGCGACGATCTGCCCGACAATCCCCAACCGGTCACGGGCCGGCCCAACTTCGACGATCTGCCTCCGGTGAAGATTCCTGGGGTCGATCCGCTGGTCCCCCCCTTCCCCGTGCCGGCTCCAGCAGGCACTCTGGGACCGCCTCCCGCACCGACCGTGCCAGCGCGTCCTGCGGCGTTGCCACCGGACTTGACCAACAACGGCGGGTCGCCGCTGCCGGGCGTCCTACCTCCCCTGCCCGGCGACCGCGGGGGGCCGGCTCGGGTCGCAATCAATGGCGACCGCGACGTGCAGCCCGCCGGAATCGGCGGGGGTCCTGGCAGCAACGCCATTCCTTCCGCGCCTCCCATCGAGTTGCCGTCTCGTCCCACCCCCCGCACGCCCTCCGCTGGTTTGACCTTGCCCGCCGGCGAGGCACCCATTCTGCTGCCGCCGCTTCCCAAGGAGTGA